The Panicum virgatum strain AP13 chromosome 5K, P.virgatum_v5, whole genome shotgun sequence genome has a window encoding:
- the LOC120708659 gene encoding BEL1-like homeodomain protein 9, which yields MSSAAGGYGAEPHCHGHGHGDFLLHHHHAQHVAAQQLYHVPQHSRREKLRFPQDDGSPPQHQQHAGAAWPPPPPGFYSYASSSTSSYSPHSPTGLAQAQLVAAHAHGLAPPLASQIPTQNFALSLSSSSSNPPPPPPPQQQQPRRPLIGAPAGPFGPFTGYAAVLGRSRFLAPAEKLLEEICDVGGAAPHVDRTASDEALLDADPMEGIDHDMDGDDRAASDAGPISGAEQQWKKTRLISMMEEVCKRYRLYYQQVQTVINSFETVAGFSNAAPFAAMALRAMAKHFKCLKGMILSQLRNTSKAAAGKEGLSKDIAMFGLASGSAAALQRASSMAAFGQPHNIWRPQRGLPERAVSVLRSWLFEHFLHPYPTDGDKQMLAKQTGLTRNQVSNWFINARVRLWKPMVEEIHNLEMRQVHKHPALDKSQLSMHHQTQHSSESSRKPSDPSDSQLGQSSSITRNHGIPTSQGFPDELSQMSHSIQQGQVTFAYNGLSTPQHQHSLASSQHHQQVGSMSGIAGAGNGGVSLTLGLHQNNRVCIAEPLPVSLPPNLAHRFGLEEVSDAYVMGSFGGQDRHFGKEIGGHLLHDFVG from the exons ATGTCGTCCGCCGCGGGCGGGTACGGCGCCGAGCCCCActgccacggccacggccacggcgacTTCCTGCTGCACCACCACCATGCACAGCACGTGGCCGCGCAGCAGCTCTACCACGTGCCGCAGCACAGCCGCCGCGAGAAGCTGCGGTTCCCGCAGGACGACGGCTCGCCTCCGCAGCACCAGCAGCACGCCGGGGCGGCCtggcctccgcccccgccggggTTCTACTCctacgcctcctcctccacgtcctcctactcCCCGCACAGCCCCACGGGGCTCGCGCAGGCGCAGCTCGTCGCCGCGCACGCCCACGGCCTCGCCCCGCCGCTCGCGTCGCAGATCCCGACGCAGAACTTCGCGCTCTCgctctcctcctcgtcctccaacccgcccccgccgccgcccccgcagcagcagcagcccaggAGGCCGCTCATCGGCGCCCCCGCGGGGCCCTTCGGGCCCTTCACCGGCtacgcggcggtgctcggccgGTCCCGCTTCCTCGCCCCCGCGGAGAAGCTGCTCGAGGAGATCTGCGACGTGGGGGGCGCGGCCCCGCACGTGGACCGGACCGCCTCCGATGAGGCCCTGCTCGACGCGGATCCGATGGAGGGCATCGATCACGACATGGACGGCGACGACCGCGCCGCCTCCGACGCCGGGCCCATCTCTGGCGCCGAGCAGCAGTGGAAGAAGACCAGGCTCATCTCCATGATGGAAGAG GTCTGCAAGAGGTACCGACTGTACTACCAGCAGGTCCAGACTGTCATCAACTCGTTTGAGACCGTCGCCGGGTTCAGCAACGCTGCCCCGTTCGCCGCGATGGCGCTGAGGGCCATGGCGAAGCACTTCAAGTGCCTCAAGGGCATGATACTGAGCCAGCTGCGGAACACGTCCAAGGCTGCTGCCGGGAAAGAGGGGCTCAGCAAGGACATCGCCATGTTCGGGCTTGCCagtggcagcgccgccgccctccagaGAGCGAGCAGTATGGCTGCGTTCGGCCAGCCGCACAACATCTGGCGGCCGCAGCGAGGGCTCCCAGAGCGTGCTGTCTCTGTGCTCCGCTCTTGGCTGTTTGAGCACTTCCTGCATCC ATATCCTACTGATGGTGACAAGCAAATGCTAGCTAAACAGACGGGTTTAACGCGGAACCAG GTATCGAATTGGTTCATCAATGCAAGGGTCCGGCTCTGGAAACCAATGGTGGAAGAAATCCACAACCTCGAGATGAGGCAGGTCCACAAGCATCCAGCCCTTGACAAGAGCCAGCTCTCCATGCATCACCAGACCCAGCATTCGTCTGAAAGCAGCAGGAAGCCCTCAGATCCTTCTGACTCCCAGCTCGGCCAAAGCAGCAGCATCACTCGGAATCACGGCATCCCTACCTCTCAAGGCTTCCCGGATGAGCTCTCCCAGATGTCCCACTCCATCCAGCAGGGGCAGGTCACCTTCGCATACAACGGGCTGTCGACTCCGCAGCATCAGCACAGCCTCGCGTCGTCACAACATCACCAGCAAGTTGGATCAATGAGCGGCATCGCCGGGGCGGGGAATGGCGGTGTGTCGCTCACCCTTGGACTCCACCAGAACAACCGGGTTTGCATCGCCGAACCACTCCCAGTGTCCCTCCCGCCCAACCTTGCCCACCGTTTCGGTCTGGAGGAGGTCAGCGATGCCTACGTGATGGGCTCGTTTGGAGGTCAGGACCGGCATTTTGGCAAGGAGATCGGTGGCCATTTGTTGCATGATTTTGTTGGCTGA